In the genome of Oscarella lobularis chromosome 1, ooOscLobu1.1, whole genome shotgun sequence, one region contains:
- the LOC136200190 gene encoding collagen alpha-1(XXI) chain-like isoform X3 has protein sequence MLLSSIAFIFLCLVSLSCQNEESSPNCPLQKGDRGLPGHPGSPGIRGHKGDKGTQGSAGTNGDKGDRGAKGSQGLPGNQGPVGVAGPPGSQGRQGATGSQGLRGNTGIQGPKGQKGIQGIKGENGPTGPRGRGGIDGIPGPPGHTGQAGPKGPIGDKGERGLTGHKGERGLQGIPGPDIDKEILKTLKEQIVTDLKSSLGKILKPIAYLVGDGTDWQSYSRGRVITHWSTSTSGSHPSVLQGGMTYSNGYITVPESGIYFIYFSLYSSHNNYQHPAIFVDSLRIGFSNYHHDADNKSFYVGMLWNLKKRNQLSVRAQGDGSLRYHFGHDYSYFGAWKVN, from the exons ATGCTCCTGAGCTCAATCGCCTTCATCTTCCTATGCCTCGTTTCGCTTTCATGTCAAAACGAGGAAAGCAGTCCAAACTGCCCTCTACAGAAAGGAGACAGA GGACTTCCGGGTCACCCAGGCTCGCCAGGAATTAGG GGTcataaaggagacaaaggaacgCAAGGAAGCGCGGGAACAAACGGAGACAAA GGTGACCGAGGTGCTAAAGGATCTCAAGGCCTTCCTGGGAATCAG GGTCCCGTTGGCGTTGCTGGGCCTCCTGGTTCCCAAGGTAGACAGGGTGCAACTGGGTCGCAAGGACTTCGTGGAAATACCGGAATACAA GGCCCAAAAGGACAAAAAGGAATACAAGGAATTAAA GGGGAAAATGGACCCACAGGACCAAGAGGAAGGGGAGGAATTGACGGAATTCCT GGTCCACCGGGTCACACAGGACAAGCGGGGCCAAAAGGACCTATAGGAGATAAG GGAGAACGAGGATTAACTGGCCACAAAGGAGAGCGGGGACTTCAAGGAATACCAGGACCTGAC ATAGATAAAgagattttgaaaacgttgaaAGAACAG ATCGTAACAGATCTCAAGTCGTCACTGGGAAAGATACTAAAACCTATTGCATATCTTGTTGGTGATGGTACTGACTGGCAATCCTATTCTCGCG GCAGGGTAATTACTCACTGGTCAACTAGCACGTCAGGTTCCCATCCATCTGTTCTCCAAGGCGGAATGACGTATAGCAATGGCTACATCACCGTGCCTGAATCAGGAATCTATTTCATTTACTTCAGTTTGTACTCATCACATAATAATTATCAGCATCCCGCCATTTTCGTTGATTCACTTCGTATTGGCTTTTCAAACTATCACCACGATGCTGACAATAAATCTTTTTATGTTGGAATGCTTTggaatttgaaaaagagaaatcagTTGTCCGTAAGGGCGCAGGGTGATGGAAGCCTGCGATACCATTTTGGGCATGACTATTCTTATTTTGGCGCATGGAAAGTAAACTAA
- the LOC136200228 gene encoding uncharacterized protein isoform X3 produces MHWSSIVLIVLCLVPPHVKTRKAVLTVLSRKETEDLLVTRDRQGHKGDKGTQGGAGRNGDKGDQGAKGSQGLPGKQGPAGVVGPPGSQGKQLDHRDLVEKQQRFLFRALLSLSNSCEIV; encoded by the exons ATGCACTGGAGCTCCATCGTCTTGATCGTTCTTTGCCTCGTTCCGCCTCATGTCAAAACGAGGAAAGCAGTTCTAACTGTCCTCTCCAGAAAGGAGACAGA GGACTTGCTGGTCACCCGGGATCGCCAG GGTcataaaggagacaaaggaacgCAAGGAGGCGCAGGTAGAAACGGAGACAAA GGTGATCAAGGTGCTAAAGGATCGCAAGGCCTTCCTGGGAAACAG GGTCCCGCTGGTGTTGTTGGACCTCCTGGTTCTCAAGGTAAACAACTGGACCACAGGGACCTCGTGGAAAAACAGCAacgctttctcttcagggcccTGCTTTCTCTTAGTAACAGTTGCGAG ATCGTGTGA
- the LOC136200190 gene encoding collagen alpha-1(XIII) chain-like isoform X2, which translates to MHWSSIALILLCLVPLSCQNEESSSNCPLQKGDRGIPGYPGSPGIRGHKGDKGTQGSAGTNGDKGDRGAKGSQGLPGNQGPVGVAGPPGSQGRQGATGSQGLRGNTGIQSETGMQGPKGQKGIQGIKGENGPTGPRGRGGIDGIPGPPGHTGQAGPKGPIGDKGERGLTGHKGERGLQGIPGPDIDKEILKTLKEQIVTDLKSSLGKILKPIAYLVGDGTDWQSYSRGRVITHWSTSTSGSHPSVLQGGMTYSNGYITVPESGIYFIYFSLYSSHNNYQHPAIFVDSLRIGFSNYHHDADNKSFYVGMLWNLKKRNQLSVRAQGDGSLRYHFGHDYSYFGAWKVN; encoded by the exons ATGCACTGGAGCTCAATCGCCTTGATCTTACTTTGCCTCGTTCCGCTCTCGTGTCAAAACGAGGAAAGCAGTTCTAACTGTCCTCTACAGAAAGGCGACAGA GGGATTCCAGGTTACCCGGGGTCGCCAGGCATCAGG GGTcataaaggagacaaaggaacgCAAGGAAGCGCGGGAACAAACGGAGACAAA GGTGACCGAGGTGCTAAAGGATCTCAAGGCCTTCCTGGGAATCAG GGTCCCGTTGGCGTTGCTGGGCCTCCTGGTTCCCAAGGTAGACAGGGTGCAACTGGGTCGCAAGGACTTCGTGGAAATACCGGAATACAA aGTGAAACAGGCATGCAGGGCCCAAAAGGACAAAAAGGAATACAAGGAATTAAA GGGGAAAATGGACCCACAGGACCAAGAGGAAGGGGAGGAATTGACGGAATTCCT GGTCCACCGGGTCACACAGGACAAGCGGGGCCAAAAGGACCTATAGGAGATAAG GGAGAACGAGGATTAACTGGCCACAAAGGAGAGCGGGGACTTCAAGGAATACCAGGACCTGAC ATAGATAAAgagattttgaaaacgttgaaAGAACAG ATCGTAACAGATCTCAAGTCGTCACTGGGAAAGATACTAAAACCTATTGCATATCTTGTTGGTGATGGTACTGACTGGCAATCCTATTCTCGCG GCAGGGTAATTACTCACTGGTCAACTAGCACGTCAGGTTCCCATCCATCTGTTCTCCAAGGCGGAATGACGTATAGCAATGGCTACATCACCGTGCCTGAATCAGGAATCTATTTCATTTACTTCAGTTTGTACTCATCACATAATAATTATCAGCATCCCGCCATTTTCGTTGATTCACTTCGTATTGGCTTTTCAAACTATCACCACGATGCTGACAATAAATCTTTTTATGTTGGAATGCTTTggaatttgaaaaagagaaatcagTTGTCCGTAAGGGCGCAGGGTGATGGAAGCCTGCGATACCATTTTGGGCATGACTATTCTTATTTTGGCGCATGGAAAGTAAACTAA
- the LOC136200228 gene encoding uncharacterized protein isoform X2, producing MHWSSIVLIVLCLVPPHVKTRKAVLTVLSRKETEDLLVTRDRQAYMYLSSLNSETPASRVIKETKERKEAQVETETKVIKVLKDRKAFLGNRVPLVLLDLLVLKVNNWTTGTSWKNSNAFSSGPCFLLVTVARSCDVVAA from the exons ATGCACTGGAGCTCCATCGTCTTGATCGTTCTTTGCCTCGTTCCGCCTCATGTCAAAACGAGGAAAGCAGTTCTAACTGTCCTCTCCAGAAAGGAGACAGA GGACTTGCTGGTCACCCGGGATCGCCAGGCATACATGTACCTCTCTTCTCTCAATTCTGAAACACCTGCGTCTAGGGTcataaaggagacaaaggaacgCAAGGAGGCGCAGGTAGAAACGGAGACAAA GGTGATCAAGGTGCTAAAGGATCGCAAGGCCTTCCTGGGAAACAG GGTCCCGCTGGTGTTGTTGGACCTCCTGGTTCTCAAGGTAAACAACTGGACCACAGGGACCTCGTGGAAAAACAGCAacgctttctcttcagggcccTGCTTTCTCTTAGTAACAGTTGCGAG ATCGTGTGACGTAGTCGCAGCCTGA
- the LOC136200228 gene encoding compound eye opsin BCRH2-like isoform X1 produces MSGSGLGTINSTPNQSNSTKLVLLVNGVTYTRLSLVIPACIQLLLCAIALVAIARVRVLRSGQNIYIVNMIISDVLRAIVGLWLFIEALYEYDYGDKTALPACQTLLFLWYWQFFWSMWGTVLISQSRHSTISNPLAAGVTTRKAVVTSAITCLMGFVVAVPPLFTWAKYVIQYVLLHDGHFVAFCTLDLSNTANYLSFVLAHFGVSYWLPLAIVIYYLVKTLRLVIQNAVERRRLNALSSSGAEAEQSTSSIYKSKALWYVISIVGSNTIFPAPFIIVMLVRSFRPVDPGAYTAAGFIFTLNFVVNSVLYCFWVRTLTRSLRDVFCCRKLRDVSVRN; encoded by the coding sequence ATGAGTGGATCTGGTCTTGGAACAATCAATTCAACTCCCAACCAATCCAACTCAACGAAACTGGTTTTGCTAGTGAACGGTGTAACCTATACGCGATTGTCCCTCGTCATTCCAGCATGTATTCAACTTCTTCTTTGCGCAATTGCTCTCGTAGCTATTGCTCGCGTGCGCGTTCTGCGCTCGGGCCAAAATATTTACATTGTCAACATGATCATTTCTGACGTCCTTCGTGCCATCGTCGGATTGTGGCTTTTCATAGAAGCACTGTATGAGTACGACTACGGCGACAAAACAGCGTTGCCCGCCTGCCAGACCCTTCTATTCCTATGGTACTGGCAATTCTTCTGGTCTATGTGGGGAACCGTTCTCATTTCGCAAAGTCGACACTCCACCATCAGCAATCCCCTTGCAGCTGGCGTCACAACTCGAAAAGCTGTCGTCACAAGTGCCATCACGTGTCTAATGGgattcgtcgttgccgtgcCGCCTCTCTTCACCTGGGCCAAGTACGTAATCCAATACGTACTACTCCACGATGGccatttcgtcgcgttttgcACGCTAGACCTCTCTAACACGGCCAACTATCTATCGTTTGTGCTTGCCCACTTCGGCGTATCTTATTGGCTTCCATTGGCAATCGTTATTTATTATCTGGTCAAAACTCTGAGATTAGTCATTCAAAATGCCgtggaacgacgaagactGAATGCCCTTTCGTCTAGTGGCGCGGAAGCGGAGCAATCAACTTCATCTATTTACAAATCCAAAGCCCTCTGGTATGTCATCTCTATTGTCGGCTCCAACACAATATTTCCTGCCCCTTTCATCATCGTAATGTTAGTCCGCAGCTTTCGACCAGTAGATCCAGGTGCTTATACAGCTGCCGGTTTCATTTTTACGCTGAACTTTGTCGTAAATTCGGTGCTCTACTGTTTCTGGGTTAGGACGCTTACGCGTTCGCTTCGGGACGTCTTTTGCTGTCGCAAACTGCGCGATGTATCAGTGAGAAACTGA
- the LOC136200321 gene encoding uncharacterized protein translates to MDVLLVVSKRVTPLFLCILLCICASRPVSAQNDTRRRCPGDPLLVQDIDASNEDDRILDVRNKESVLLQTSVIIPDSQSNCSSVAAHLYKGVNNVVKVCSFNVTGTTMNECTISVSCRVGVAHLQNGMKLHIWVLGFMKGRGVGTGNSTVSCDTLDDGKTCSGCKPGSRKDWKIAVGVIVALVAVVALAVFCYYKYVRLRTDLRRLEAVLKFY, encoded by the exons ATGGACGTCTTGTTGGTCGTCTCAAAGCGCGTGACgcctcttttcctttgcatACTCCTTTGCATTTGTGCGTCACGTCCTGTTTCGGCGCAGAATGatactcgtcgtcgatgtccCGGCGATCCACTGTTAGTCCAGG ATATTGACGCTTCGAACGAGGACGATAGGATACTGGACGTTCGGAATAAAGAGAGCGTCTTACTTCAAACGTCCGTTATTATCCCAGACTCTCAGTCTAACTGCAGCAGTGTCGCGGCTCACCTGTACAAGGGCGTGAAcaacgtcgtcaaagtgTGCTCCTTTAATGTGACAGGGACGACAATGAATGAGTGCACAATCTCGGTGTCATGTCGTGTGGGCGTGGCGCATCTTCAAAATGGGATGAAGCTCCACATTTGGGTTTTGGGCTTTATGAAAGGAAGGGGAGTGGGAACGGGAAACTCCACCGTCTCTTGTGACACTCTGGATG atggAAAAACGTGTTCTGGATGTAAACCAGGCAGTCGTAAAG ACTGGAAGATTGCTGTGGGCGTTATCGTTGCTCtagttgctgttgttgctctTGCCGTCTTTTGCTATTACAAGTACGTACGCTTGCGTACTGACCTTAGAAGGCTTGAGGCCGTTCTAAAATTCTACTGA
- the LOC136200141 gene encoding uncharacterized protein, with product MHWSSIVLIFLCLVPLSCQNEETSSNCPLQKGDRGLAGHTGSPGIRGHKGDKGTQGDAGRNGDKGDQGAKGSQGLPGKQGPAGVVGPPGSQGKQGAIGPQGPRGNTGIQGETGIQGPKGQKGIQGIKGEIGPTGPRGRGGIDGIPGPPGHTGQAGPEGPKGSQGERGLTGHKGEQGLQGIPGPDIDEDILMRLKEQIMTDLKSSLGKILKPIAYLVGGSSSWHTYSNGQVITHWSTSTSGGSYPSVLQGGMTYSNGYITVPESGIYFIYFNLRTDVSSPPTHEYPAIYVDSVRIGFSYYYYENTHDKSHYLGMLWNVRKGGQLSVKAGGGNGRHHFKSDHSCFGAWKVN from the exons ATGCACTGGAGCTCAATCGTCTtgatctttctttgcctcgttCCGCTCTCATGTCAAAACGAGGAAACCAGTTCTAACTGTCCTCTTCAGAAAGGAGACAGA GGACTTGCTGGTCACACGGGATCGCCAGGCATTAGG GGGcataaaggagacaaaggaacgCAAGGAGACGCAGGTAGAAACGGAGACAAA GGTGATCAAGGTGCTAAAGGATCGCAAGGCCTTCCTGGGAAACAG GGTCCCGCTGGTGTTGTTGGACCTCCTGGTTCTCAAGGTAAACAAGGTGCAATTGGACCCCAGGGACCTCGTGGAAATACTGGAATACAA GGTGAAACAGGCATACAGGGCCCAAAAGGACAGAAAGGAATACAGGGAATCAAA GGAGAAATAGGACCCACAGGaccaagaggaagaggaggcatTGACGGAATTCCT GGTCCACCTGGTCACACAGGACAAGCAGGACCAGAAGGACCTAAAGGAAGCCAG ggAGAGCGAGGATTAACTGGTCACAAAGGAGAGCAGGGACTTCAAGGAATACCAGGACCTGAC ATAGATGAAGATATTCTGATGCGGTTGAAAGAACAG ATTATGACAGATCTCAAGTCTTCACTtggaaaaatattgaaacCTATTGCATACCTTGTTGGTGGTTCTAGTAGCTGGCACACATATTCCAATG GCCAGGTAATTACTCACTGGTCAACTAGCACATCAGGTGGTTCGTATCCATCCGTTCTCCAAGGCGGAATGACGTACAGCAATGGTTACATTACCGTGCCTGAATCTGgaatctattttatttacttcaATTTGCGCACTGATGTATCATCACCACCAACACATGAGTATCCTGCCATTTATGTTGATTCAGTTCGTATTGGCTTTTCATACTATTATTATGAAAACACTCACGACAAATCTCACTATCTTGGAATGCTTTGGAACGTGAGAAAGGGTGGTCAATTGTCTGTAAAGGCGGGAGGTGGAAATGGGCGACACCATTTTAAATCTGACCATTCTTGTTTTGGCGCATGGAAAGTAAACTAA
- the LOC136200190 gene encoding collagen alpha-1(XIV) chain-like isoform X1, with translation MLLSSIAFIFLCLVSLSCQNEESSPNCPLQKGDRGLPGHPGSPGIRGHKGDKGTQGSAGTNGDKGDRGAKGSQGLPGNQGPVGVAGPPGSQGRQGATGSQGLRGNTGIQSETGMQGPKGQKGIQGIKGENGPTGPRGRGGIDGIPGPPGHTGQAGPKGPIGDKGERGLTGHKGERGLQGIPGPDIDKEILKTLKEQIVTDLKSSLGKILKPIAYLVGDGTDWQSYSRGRVITHWSTSTSGSHPSVLQGGMTYSNGYITVPESGIYFIYFSLYSSHNNYQHPAIFVDSLRIGFSNYHHDADNKSFYVGMLWNLKKRNQLSVRAQGDGSLRYHFGHDYSYFGAWKVN, from the exons ATGCTCCTGAGCTCAATCGCCTTCATCTTCCTATGCCTCGTTTCGCTTTCATGTCAAAACGAGGAAAGCAGTCCAAACTGCCCTCTACAGAAAGGAGACAGA GGACTTCCGGGTCACCCAGGCTCGCCAGGAATTAGG GGTcataaaggagacaaaggaacgCAAGGAAGCGCGGGAACAAACGGAGACAAA GGTGACCGAGGTGCTAAAGGATCTCAAGGCCTTCCTGGGAATCAG GGTCCCGTTGGCGTTGCTGGGCCTCCTGGTTCCCAAGGTAGACAGGGTGCAACTGGGTCGCAAGGACTTCGTGGAAATACCGGAATACAA aGTGAAACAGGCATGCAGGGCCCAAAAGGACAAAAAGGAATACAAGGAATTAAA GGGGAAAATGGACCCACAGGACCAAGAGGAAGGGGAGGAATTGACGGAATTCCT GGTCCACCGGGTCACACAGGACAAGCGGGGCCAAAAGGACCTATAGGAGATAAG GGAGAACGAGGATTAACTGGCCACAAAGGAGAGCGGGGACTTCAAGGAATACCAGGACCTGAC ATAGATAAAgagattttgaaaacgttgaaAGAACAG ATCGTAACAGATCTCAAGTCGTCACTGGGAAAGATACTAAAACCTATTGCATATCTTGTTGGTGATGGTACTGACTGGCAATCCTATTCTCGCG GCAGGGTAATTACTCACTGGTCAACTAGCACGTCAGGTTCCCATCCATCTGTTCTCCAAGGCGGAATGACGTATAGCAATGGCTACATCACCGTGCCTGAATCAGGAATCTATTTCATTTACTTCAGTTTGTACTCATCACATAATAATTATCAGCATCCCGCCATTTTCGTTGATTCACTTCGTATTGGCTTTTCAAACTATCACCACGATGCTGACAATAAATCTTTTTATGTTGGAATGCTTTggaatttgaaaaagagaaatcagTTGTCCGTAAGGGCGCAGGGTGATGGAAGCCTGCGATACCATTTTGGGCATGACTATTCTTATTTTGGCGCATGGAAAGTAAACTAA